One stretch of Niallia sp. XMNu-256 DNA includes these proteins:
- a CDS encoding MFS transporter: MKQTKLWTKDFIILSSTSFIISLVYFLLMTTLAVYAIEQFSASESMAGLAASIFVIGAVFSRLFTGRFIETIGRKKVLFSGLLLFLVATLLYFTVTNMYLLLLVRFIHGAGFGISTTALATIVMDIIPKERRGEGVGYFSLSNTLATSIGPFLGLYISQYADYSTIFIICALLSMINVIISLFSKIPSPAIIQDKDNTLKGFKLSNFFEKKAVPISIMIAIMGFVYSGILSFITAYATEINLIEAASFFFLVYSIVLLISRPFTGKLLDQKGDNFVIFPAILSFAIGLVILSQSHNSFTLLLASVFLALGFGTMQSCFQVIAVKESPQHRIGLATSTFLICMDFGVGMGPFVLGAIIPLLGFRGLYLMSAIIVFLSIFLYFILHGKKAAANQKVYTKAS; this comes from the coding sequence TTGAAACAAACAAAATTGTGGACGAAAGACTTTATTATCCTGTCTTCCACGTCTTTTATTATTTCATTAGTTTATTTCTTACTAATGACGACTTTAGCTGTTTATGCGATAGAACAATTTAGTGCTTCAGAAAGTATGGCTGGTCTTGCTGCAAGTATTTTCGTTATTGGAGCAGTTTTTTCTCGTCTTTTTACGGGTCGATTCATTGAAACGATTGGACGTAAGAAGGTATTATTTTCAGGGCTTCTTTTATTTTTGGTGGCCACTCTGCTCTATTTTACAGTAACGAATATGTATCTATTATTGTTAGTTCGCTTCATCCATGGGGCTGGGTTTGGAATCTCAACAACAGCTTTAGCAACGATCGTAATGGATATAATCCCCAAGGAGCGTCGGGGAGAAGGGGTTGGTTACTTTTCATTGAGCAATACTTTAGCGACATCGATTGGTCCATTTCTTGGCCTATATATTAGCCAGTATGCGGACTATTCTACGATTTTTATCATATGTGCGCTTCTTTCTATGATTAATGTAATCATTTCGTTATTTTCAAAAATTCCAAGTCCAGCAATCATCCAGGATAAGGACAATACGTTAAAGGGATTTAAATTATCAAATTTCTTTGAGAAAAAAGCGGTTCCCATTTCAATAATGATTGCGATAATGGGATTTGTTTATTCGGGTATCTTATCCTTTATTACTGCCTATGCAACAGAGATTAACTTAATAGAAGCGGCAAGTTTTTTCTTCCTTGTCTATTCAATCGTTCTTTTAATCTCTAGACCATTCACAGGTAAATTACTAGATCAAAAAGGAGACAACTTTGTGATCTTTCCGGCCATCCTTTCTTTTGCGATTGGATTGGTGATCCTTAGTCAATCTCATAATAGCTTCACGCTACTCTTAGCAAGTGTGTTTCTTGCACTTGGATTTGGAACGATGCAGTCTTGTTTTCAAGTTATCGCTGTAAAAGAATCACCACAGCATAGAATTGGACTGGCGACTTCCACTTTTCTTATTTGCATGGATTTTGGTGTCGGAATGGGTCCGTTTGTATTAGGAGCCATCATTCCATTACTCGGATTCCGTGGATTGTATTTAATGTCGGCCATTATCGTTTTTCTATCTATCTTTTTATACTTTATTCTTCATGGGAAAAAGGCTGCCGCAAATCAAAAGGTATATACAAAGGCAAGTTAG
- the fdhF gene encoding formate dehydrogenase subunit alpha translates to MQRDNYINPRDHFYKEVENVIHPNETLVKTHCSYCAMQCGMNLRVNTKTNKIVGVEPRYDWPVTLGKMCPKGVTAYQQTNHADRILKPLIRDDASLKGTTKGFREASWEEAYNLIVKQFKQLQSDYGKDSISVYGGVSMTNEKCYLNGKFARVALQTRYIDYNGRFCMASAAGGLNRSLGIDRGSTVPWTDIQETDCLFLAGSNAAECHPTMMFRVWAVQERGGYLIVADPRETPVARRADVHLDLRPGTDLALANGIMHLLIKNGRVDEEFVKNHTNGFEETKELVKQFTPEYTSQITGVAPEKIIKAAEIYGKAPNAIILFARGIEQQIKGVDNVSSYVNLALVTGNIGRPKAGVGTITGQGNGQGGREHGQKADALPGYRKITDPEHVREVSKVWGIAPEEMPGEGVSAFELFGLMEQKTIRALYLLCSNPVVSAPNSNYVRKVLKQLDFMVVSDFYLSESAEYADVILPTTTWAEDEGTTTNVEGRVIKINRAQAPLGEAKPDWQIQVELAERLGRGKYFSHLKTPKDIFNELRLASKGGKADYYGVTWEKIDKQDGVFWPCKDEEDPGTPHLFLDKKFYFPDGKAKIMALPYVPPAEEPDEEYPLRLTTGRVVYHYLSGNQTRRIQFLKDMCPEPFVELHPETAKEYGIEHEERVRLVTRRGEAIYKVKMTEAIRPDTIFVPYHWDHEQAANNLTIPALDPISRMPEFKACAAQIEKVETKKVL, encoded by the coding sequence ATGCAAAGGGATAATTATATAAATCCAAGAGATCATTTTTATAAAGAAGTTGAAAATGTCATTCATCCTAACGAAACACTTGTCAAAACCCACTGCAGCTACTGTGCGATGCAGTGTGGAATGAATTTAAGAGTAAATACAAAAACAAATAAAATCGTTGGAGTTGAACCGCGCTATGATTGGCCGGTAACACTAGGAAAAATGTGTCCAAAGGGTGTTACTGCTTACCAGCAAACAAACCACGCTGACCGAATTCTTAAGCCGTTGATTCGTGATGATGCTTCCTTAAAAGGAACAACGAAAGGGTTTAGGGAAGCAAGCTGGGAAGAAGCTTATAATTTGATTGTGAAGCAGTTCAAACAACTGCAATCTGATTACGGGAAGGATTCAATCTCTGTATATGGTGGGGTTTCCATGACAAATGAAAAATGTTATTTAAATGGGAAATTTGCCCGTGTAGCCCTGCAAACAAGATATATAGACTATAACGGCCGATTTTGTATGGCAAGTGCTGCCGGTGGTCTTAACCGTTCTTTAGGGATTGACAGAGGATCGACCGTTCCATGGACAGATATTCAAGAAACGGATTGTTTGTTCCTAGCAGGAAGTAATGCGGCAGAATGCCATCCAACCATGATGTTTCGTGTTTGGGCTGTCCAAGAAAGAGGCGGATATTTGATTGTAGCCGATCCTAGAGAAACACCTGTTGCGAGAAGAGCAGATGTTCATCTAGATTTAAGACCGGGAACGGACTTGGCGCTTGCAAATGGAATCATGCATTTATTAATCAAGAATGGTCGTGTAGATGAAGAGTTTGTAAAAAATCATACAAATGGTTTTGAAGAAACAAAAGAATTGGTAAAACAATTTACTCCTGAATATACCAGTCAGATCACTGGTGTTGCTCCGGAGAAAATTATTAAGGCTGCTGAAATTTATGGGAAAGCACCGAATGCAATTATCTTGTTCGCAAGAGGAATCGAACAGCAAATCAAAGGTGTAGATAATGTTTCTAGTTATGTTAATTTAGCGCTCGTTACTGGAAATATCGGCCGGCCAAAAGCAGGAGTTGGAACGATTACTGGTCAAGGAAATGGTCAAGGTGGACGAGAACATGGTCAAAAAGCGGATGCCTTACCTGGATACCGAAAAATTACTGATCCTGAGCATGTAAGAGAAGTATCAAAGGTTTGGGGAATTGCCCCTGAAGAGATGCCGGGAGAAGGGGTATCTGCATTTGAATTGTTCGGCTTAATGGAGCAAAAAACAATTCGTGCATTATATCTATTGTGTTCGAACCCAGTTGTTTCTGCACCAAACTCCAATTATGTTCGTAAGGTCTTAAAACAGCTTGATTTTATGGTTGTTTCTGATTTCTACTTATCTGAATCCGCAGAATATGCAGATGTCATTCTTCCAACTACAACATGGGCAGAAGATGAAGGGACAACAACAAATGTGGAAGGTCGTGTTATTAAAATAAATCGAGCGCAAGCCCCTTTAGGTGAAGCCAAGCCGGATTGGCAAATCCAGGTTGAACTTGCAGAACGGCTAGGTCGTGGAAAATATTTCTCTCATTTGAAAACACCTAAAGATATCTTTAATGAGCTGAGATTGGCATCCAAGGGTGGTAAAGCTGATTATTACGGGGTTACCTGGGAAAAAATCGACAAACAAGATGGAGTTTTTTGGCCATGCAAAGATGAAGAAGATCCGGGAACACCGCATTTGTTTCTTGATAAAAAGTTCTATTTTCCAGATGGAAAAGCAAAAATCATGGCTTTACCCTATGTTCCTCCTGCCGAGGAACCCGATGAGGAATATCCTCTCCGCTTAACAACAGGGCGTGTGGTTTATCATTATCTATCAGGTAATCAAACTAGAAGAATTCAATTTTTAAAAGATATGTGTCCTGAACCGTTTGTTGAATTACATCCAGAAACAGCAAAAGAATATGGGATCGAACATGAAGAAAGAGTGCGTCTTGTTACAAGACGGGGGGAAGCGATTTATAAAGTGAAAATGACGGAAGCGATTCGCCCGGATACCATATTTGTCCCTTATCATTGGGATCATGAACAAGCGGCAAATAACTTAACAATTCCTGCACTTGATCCGATTTCAAGAATGCCGGAATTCAAGGCGTGTGCTGCTCAAATTGAAAAAGTTGAAACAAAGAAGGTGCTATAA
- a CDS encoding 4Fe-4S dicluster domain-containing protein, translating into MQKRLYIELENCIGCRSCLAACTQCGGHEERNRNYVYDVNPLVNRQTMPLMCLHCVNPACARSCPAQAIQIHETGAVLSALVEKCIGCQNCTIACPYGIPKFDTEQNLMYKCDLCIDRTKDNIPPMCASVCPTNTLQWLTDEEIENKKKQFNLDNGKWVTSLPYLEGETNVKVNLPGILQGTTKLF; encoded by the coding sequence GTGCAAAAAAGGCTGTATATCGAATTAGAAAACTGTATCGGATGCCGTTCTTGTCTGGCCGCATGTACACAATGTGGTGGACATGAAGAACGCAATAGAAATTATGTATATGACGTAAATCCGCTTGTTAATCGGCAAACGATGCCACTTATGTGCCTTCATTGTGTGAATCCGGCATGTGCTAGAAGCTGTCCCGCTCAGGCGATTCAAATTCATGAAACAGGAGCGGTATTATCCGCTCTAGTGGAAAAGTGTATCGGTTGTCAAAATTGCACGATTGCTTGTCCATATGGCATTCCTAAGTTTGATACCGAACAAAACTTAATGTATAAATGTGATTTATGTATCGACCGAACGAAAGACAACATCCCGCCAATGTGTGCGAGTGTTTGTCCAACGAATACGCTTCAATGGCTGACTGATGAAGAAATTGAAAATAAGAAAAAACAATTTAATCTAGATAATGGCAAATGGGTGACAAGCCTGCCATATCTTGAAGGTGAAACAAACGTAAAAGTAAATCTCCCTGGGATTTTACAGGGAACAACAAAGTTGTTTTAG
- a CDS encoding Rieske (2Fe-2S) protein, with translation MPSDKNNQIPFQEDNYTHNIERNNERKLDRRGFMKTLVGAAGLFAVSSLPWGAVAAKELMGLGEKEYPHKKITDVSKLPIGDAVEFTFPGDHDDALLIRLAEDKYVAYQNACTHLRCPVYWVKDQGEMVCPCHHGKFNVETGVPTAGPPRRPLPEIQVKVENGAVYAVRVKRYEA, from the coding sequence ATGCCGTCAGATAAAAATAATCAAATTCCCTTTCAGGAAGATAACTACACACATAATATTGAGCGGAATAATGAAAGAAAGCTTGACAGACGTGGGTTTATGAAAACCTTAGTCGGGGCAGCAGGACTGTTTGCCGTTTCCTCTTTGCCATGGGGAGCTGTAGCAGCAAAGGAATTAATGGGGCTTGGAGAAAAGGAATATCCCCATAAAAAAATTACAGATGTAAGCAAATTACCAATCGGTGACGCAGTAGAGTTTACGTTCCCTGGAGACCATGATGATGCACTTTTGATTCGATTGGCTGAGGATAAGTATGTTGCCTATCAAAATGCTTGTACGCATCTTCGCTGTCCGGTTTATTGGGTAAAGGATCAAGGAGAAATGGTTTGTCCGTGCCATCACGGCAAATTTAATGTCGAGACTGGTGTACCTACTGCTGGACCGCCTAGACGTCCACTACCTGAAATTCAAGTGAAAGTCGAAAATGGTGCAGTTTATGCAGTGAGGGTGAAACGTTATGAAGCTTAG